CAAGGAGGTCCTGGCCTCGACCGCGTCCCATGCCAAGGACGCACTGGTGGACAAGGCGAAGGACGTACTCCCCGGGAAGACGCACGGGAAGGGTCCTGCGGGCGGCACCGGCCGGGAGCTCACCATCATCGAGGACATCGACGTGGGCGTCCCGGTGCGCGAGGCGTACGACCAATGGACGCAGTTCCAGGAGTTCGACCGGTTCGCCAAGGGCGTGGTCGACGTCGAGCAGAAGGACGACACCACCACCGAGTGGGAGGTGAAGATCGCCAAGGCGAGCCGTCGCTGGCACGGCAACATCACGGAACAGGTGCCCGACGAGCGGATCGCCTGGACGACCGAGGGGGACAAGGCCACCACCAAGGGCGTCGTCACCTTCCACCCGCTCGGCGAGAACCTCACCAAGGTGCTCCTCGTCCTGGAGTACTTCCCCAAGGGTGTGGTCGAGAAGACCGGGAGCCTGTGGCGGGCCCAGGGCCGTCGCGCACGGCTGGATCTGAAGCTCTACCGCACCTTCGTCATGATGCGCGGAGAGGCCACCGGGGGGTGGCGCGGGGAGATCCGCGAGGGCGAGGTGGTCCGGACGCCGGAGGAGGTCGAGGAGGCCGAGGCCGAGGGCCGCGAGGAGGAGGCCGAGGGCCGCTCCGAGGAAGAGGAGCGCGAAGAGGAGCGCGCGGAGAAGGAGCCCGAAGAGGAAGAACCCGAAGAGCGCTACGAGGAGGAAGAGGAAGAGGAAGAAGGGCCCGAGGACCGATTCGACGAGGATGAGGAGGAGGACGAGGACGAAGGACCGGAGCCCGACGACCGTTACGACGACGCCGACGACGCCGAGGACGCCGAGGAAGAAGCGCCCGAGAAGCGCCGCCGCCACGGCTAGAAAACGAGGTCGAGTGTGCCGTGAGCCAGTCCGACTCCCCGGTCCCCACGCCTTCACGGGCCCTCTCCCCGTACGGCGGCCAGGGGTCCAGCGCGAACCTCGCCGACATTCTTGAACGCGTGCTCGACAAGGGCATCGTGATCGTCGGCGACATCAAGATCAACCTGCTCGACATCGAGCTGCTCACCATCAAACTCCGTCTCCTGGTGGCTTCGGTCGACAAGGCCAAGGAGATCGGCATCGACTGGTGGGAGCACGATCCGGCCCTGTCGTCCCGTGCCGACGGCCGGCGCTCCCTGGAGGAGCAGAACGAGCGCCTGCGCGCCGAGGTGGAGGAGCTGCGCAGACGGGTCGCGAGGTCGTCCCCGGCGGAGCTGTCCGAGAGCAGGTCGGGCGAGCGCCGCCGATCGCATGACGCCGAGCGGGAGCCCCGTACCGAGTCACGCGCGGAGCGACGCACAGAGCCCCGTAGGGAGCGGCGCGCGGAGCCGGAGGGTGAGCAGCGCACTGAGCCGCGACGCAAGCGGCGGAAGACCGAGGACGCCGAGGACGCCAAGGACGTCGAGAACCGGAGCCGACGACAGTGAACGGGCAGCTGAGCTACGCGTACGCCGTGCTGCGGTCCTCCCCCGCGCTGGAGCGGACCGCGCTCGCCGGTGTCCATGGCGTGGAGGGCGCCCCGGTCACACTGGTCCACTCGGGCGCGGTGGCCGCCGCGGTCGGTGCCGTGCCCCTGGAGGAGTTCTCGGAGGCGGCGCTGAAGGTCCGGCTGGAGGACCTGGAATGGCTGGAGGCGACGGCCCGGGCCCACCACCTCGTCATCGAGACCCTGGCCGCGCACACCACGGTCCTCCCCCTGCGGCTGGCCACCGTGTACCTCGACGACGACCGGGTCCGGGAGATGCTGAGCGAGCGGGAGGAGGCCTTCTCCGCGATGCTGGACCGGCTCGCCGACCACGAGGAGTGGGGCGTCAAGGTCTACGCCGAGCCCCCGCCCCCGGCTCCATCGGCCGGCCCGGCCGACGAGGCGGACGAGCAGAGCCCGGGACGCACGTACCTGCGGGACCGCAGGCGTCGGCGCCAGACACGCGAGGACACGTGGCGGGTCGCCGAGGAGGCCGTACAGCGGACGGAGCTGCAGGCCCGCGGTCTGGCGGTGGAGCGCGCCCGCCACCGGCCGCAGCAGGGAAACCTCGCCCAGGTGTCCGGCGAGAACGTCGCCAACGACGCCTACCTCGTCCCACGCCGTCTGGCCGACGAGTTCCGCAGCCGGATGCTGCACGCCGCCGACGGCCTCCCCGGCGTCCGCGTGGACGTCACCGGCCCGTGGGCCCCGTACTCCTTCGCCATGCCTCCGGAGCCCTACGAGCGGGAAGGGGCAGTACGACAGTGAGCGAGTACGGCGACTACGACGCCCGCCCGGTCAGCCAGCCCCAGGTGGCGTTGATCGACCTGCTCGACCGGCTGCTGAGCGGCGGCGTCGTGCTGACCGGCGACCTCGTCCTGTCGATCGCCGACATCGACCTGGTCCGGATCTCGCTGCGCGCGGTGGTGGTCGCCGTCCGAGAGCAGATGGACGAACAGTGGGCACCCTTCATCCCGGAACGGGCCCTCACGGGACAAGGCGGCCACGATGACGAGCCCGCCTGACCGTCCGCCCGCCGACCGGCTGCGGGAAGTGGCCGACGCCGCGACCCGGGCCTTCTCCCTGCTGCCCGCCCAACCGGACGACGTGGCCCCGCCCCGCACCGACCGGGGCCGGGCCGCCGCGCGCCGCCTGCGGACCGATCCCGACACGGTGGAGCGGGACCTCGTCAAGCTGGTCCTCACCATCGTCGAGCTGCTGCGCCAGCTGATGGAGCGGCAGGCCCTGCACCGCGTCGACGAGGGCAACCTGACCGAGGAGCAGGAGGAACGGCTCGGCCTGACCCTGATGCTCCTCCACGACCGGATGGCCGAACTGTGCGACCGCTACGGCCTGACCATGGAGGATCTCAACCTCGACCTGGGACCGCTCGGGACGCTGCTGCCGCCCTGAGGCGTCCGCGGCCCTCGGGTCAGTCACACAACCGCGCTCCCCTGCTCTCCGCGACGCGCTTGACGTCCAGGAGGGACTCGCTGAGCCGACTGGCGAGGTAGTGCAACTCCCCTCGGGTCGTGTCTGCCTGTGCAAGGAGTTCGGCTGCGTGGCCGAGGAGATCGCTGGCCATGCCGAGTTGGACGCGTTCCGTCTCGTCGGCGAGACGCGAGACATACCCCGTGCCGTCGCCCACGACGTAGCAGCGTTTGCCCTCCTGCCCTGTCCAGGGCAACAGGCGGGCGGTCGACTGCTCGTGGCCCGCACTGCTCACCGGATCCTCCCCTCTCGGCCGATCACCATCGAGCCGAGGCCTCCGGATCCCTGCATCGGCGGAGTGCTCTCGGGGGGAGGTGCCGGGAGGCGGCGTCTGCGTGCCGGGGAGAGGAGGCGCAGGAACGGCTCGAAGAGCCGGGTGATGCGGTTTGCCACGTCGACCTGCTTTCCCACCTGCGGTGACTGCGTTCTGTTGCGAATCACTCACAGAATGGGGTCGGCGGTGGCTACGCTGCCAGAGGTGGGGACTTGACATCGCCTCTGTCAGGAACGGGAGTTGGCCTCATGAGCGAGACTCGCAAGCCTCGGACGCAACGACAGAAGTACGGAGAGGAACTGAGGCTGCGACGGGCGGCAGCCGGGCTCACCCAGGAGGAACTGGGCGATCAGGTCGTGTGCTCGCCCACGCTGATCAGCCACTTCGAGGCCGGGAGACGGCTGCCGAAGCCTGATGACGCGCAGCGGATCGACCGGGCGCTGGGAACGGACGGGTTCTTCGCTCGGTGGCTGGAGGATCTGGAGAGCAAGTACGACGTCCACTTCGCTGCCGCCGCCGCGCTGGAGCAACAAGCCACCCTGATCCAGCAGTTCGCCCTCTCCCTGGTTCCCGGGATGCTTCAGACCCCCGACTACGCGCGGGCGGTATTCGCTGCGTACCGCCCCAACCACACGGCCGAGGAACTTGACGACGAAGTTGTCATTCGAACAGAGCGTGCCCGGATTCTGGACGGGCCGTTGAAACCGGTCATTTGGACACTGCTCGACGAGGCCGTACTCCGGCGTCGCGTCGGTGGCCCGCAGGTCATGGCGGAACAACTGCACAAAATCGCAGACATGGCAGAGGCCGGTCGGTTGCGCCTGCATGTCCTTCCGTACGGCGTCGGCGCACATGCTCTGATGCATAGCCTGCTCACTCTCATGAGCTTCGAGGATTCCGCTCCCGTGGCCTACGTCGAAGGCTTCCTCGTCGGCCAACTGCTTGACGATCCAGCCCTGGTGAACGCCTGCCAGGCCTCTTACGCTCTTGCCCTGAGCGACGCGTTGTCGAAGCAGGAGTCCCTGGCGCTCGTCAGGGTGGCAGCAGAGGAACACGAGCATGGTCAGCAGTGAGCACACCGTCTCCGACTCGTCCAACCTCACCGGGTGGTACAAGTCGAGCTACAGCGGCGGCAACCAGGGCGAGTGCCTTGAGGTCGCCTGCGGTCACCACGGCGTGCCCGTCCGCGACAGCAAGGCCCCCACCGGCCCGGCGCTGGTCTTCTCAGCGGGCGGCTGGACGTCGTTCGTCACCGCCGTCAAGGACGGCCGCATCGGCGGCTGAGGTGCCGTCACGTCCGGTCCTCCACGTCCAGGAATCCGGTGCGTAATTCTGGATCGCGGAGGAGGGTGAGTACGTCGCCCTCCTCCGCGAACAGGATCTCCGCGGCGGGCAGCGGCACATGGGCGTCGGCATCCGTTCGTTCGGGTGTCGCGCCCGATCCTACGGCCGTGGCCTGCCCGTCCGTGGCGGAGGCGGGCAGGCCGCTGATCGGTCAGTCCGCCGTGTGCGT
The nucleotide sequence above comes from Streptomyces sp. NL15-2K. Encoded proteins:
- a CDS encoding SRPBCC family protein, producing the protein MAEGKAAEGGSAGAGTLTKAREQAQQAPGANRLKEELESYIQARVQLMLEGVGHRLGSGARRLGEAHMNPGGLAKTVGKGAKKLGAQLPTGKEVLASTASHAKDALVDKAKDVLPGKTHGKGPAGGTGRELTIIEDIDVGVPVREAYDQWTQFQEFDRFAKGVVDVEQKDDTTTEWEVKIAKASRRWHGNITEQVPDERIAWTTEGDKATTKGVVTFHPLGENLTKVLLVLEYFPKGVVEKTGSLWRAQGRRARLDLKLYRTFVMMRGEATGGWRGEIREGEVVRTPEEVEEAEAEGREEEAEGRSEEEEREEERAEKEPEEEEPEERYEEEEEEEEGPEDRFDEDEEEDEDEGPEPDDRYDDADDAEDAEEEAPEKRRRHG
- a CDS encoding gas vesicle protein is translated as MSQSDSPVPTPSRALSPYGGQGSSANLADILERVLDKGIVIVGDIKINLLDIELLTIKLRLLVASVDKAKEIGIDWWEHDPALSSRADGRRSLEEQNERLRAEVEELRRRVARSSPAELSESRSGERRRSHDAEREPRTESRAERRTEPRRERRAEPEGEQRTEPRRKRRKTEDAEDAKDVENRSRRQ
- a CDS encoding GvpL/GvpF family gas vesicle protein, yielding MNGQLSYAYAVLRSSPALERTALAGVHGVEGAPVTLVHSGAVAAAVGAVPLEEFSEAALKVRLEDLEWLEATARAHHLVIETLAAHTTVLPLRLATVYLDDDRVREMLSEREEAFSAMLDRLADHEEWGVKVYAEPPPPAPSAGPADEADEQSPGRTYLRDRRRRRQTREDTWRVAEEAVQRTELQARGLAVERARHRPQQGNLAQVSGENVANDAYLVPRRLADEFRSRMLHAADGLPGVRVDVTGPWAPYSFAMPPEPYEREGAVRQ
- a CDS encoding gas vesicle protein — protein: MSEYGDYDARPVSQPQVALIDLLDRLLSGGVVLTGDLVLSIADIDLVRISLRAVVVAVREQMDEQWAPFIPERALTGQGGHDDEPA
- a CDS encoding gas vesicle protein K — its product is MTSPPDRPPADRLREVADAATRAFSLLPAQPDDVAPPRTDRGRAAARRLRTDPDTVERDLVKLVLTIVELLRQLMERQALHRVDEGNLTEEQEERLGLTLMLLHDRMAELCDRYGLTMEDLNLDLGPLGTLLPP
- a CDS encoding helix-turn-helix transcriptional regulator, whose protein sequence is MSETRKPRTQRQKYGEELRLRRAAAGLTQEELGDQVVCSPTLISHFEAGRRLPKPDDAQRIDRALGTDGFFARWLEDLESKYDVHFAAAAALEQQATLIQQFALSLVPGMLQTPDYARAVFAAYRPNHTAEELDDEVVIRTERARILDGPLKPVIWTLLDEAVLRRRVGGPQVMAEQLHKIADMAEAGRLRLHVLPYGVGAHALMHSLLTLMSFEDSAPVAYVEGFLVGQLLDDPALVNACQASYALALSDALSKQESLALVRVAAEEHEHGQQ
- a CDS encoding DUF397 domain-containing protein, coding for MVSSEHTVSDSSNLTGWYKSSYSGGNQGECLEVACGHHGVPVRDSKAPTGPALVFSAGGWTSFVTAVKDGRIGG